The Macrobrachium rosenbergii isolate ZJJX-2024 chromosome 14, ASM4041242v1, whole genome shotgun sequence sequence GCGTGTCGAACTGCAACAGTGTCACCTGAACGAAAGGATGAGTCAGCAGCATCAGATGAGGCTAAATGACTGTCAGCTGAACTGAAAATACTAGTCTTACAACGCCTGATATACTATCTACATATCAGGTCATTCGTAAATTGATCCTCTTGCGTGAAAGATTTGTTACCCTCCATACGACGCCCGCTTTTAATAACGGCTCTGCCGTTCAACCACAGTTGGAAACATGACCGTCACATAAGCTAGAACGGCTCGAAAGTCATTTTTAACGACAAAGATAAAGGTATTAGAAAATGATTGGTAGAGGGAGCTGTTGTAAAAAGCGGTCGTTGTATACATCTCATCTTCAGCGCATAGCTGgtgtataataatttttctaaggTTAAGTACAGATTTTTTATGGTAGTCCTTTTATTTTCTAGGAgagttacaaaagtgaatgaattacaaaggagTTACACAAGTGAATagattacaaaatttacaaaagtgaagaaattacaaaagttacaaaaattaatgaattacaaAGGAGTTACAAAGgtgaatgaattacaaaggagttacaaaagtgaatgaattacaaaagttacaaaagtgaatgaattacaaaagTTATAAGAGTGAATGAATTAcagttacaaaagtgaatgaattacaaaagACTGACAAAAGTTACAAAAGTGAACGAAATAGGATACAAGGTGCACAGGTGTTTGTGGCCGTCGGGTGGGTGGGTCACGGTGGGCGGATGGAGTGGGCACTGGGTTCTGGCTGGCCGCGTGTTGGTGCTGGTGCGTCAAGTTCAGAGGGCGTTGCAATCTTCCTGGTCTGGTCGGTGGGATTGGGGGGCTGGAGGATGGGGATGGGCGTGGGAGGTGGGGGTGTCCGTTGGCTGGAGTGGGGGGACGCAGCGCGCCGCAATCCTCAGTCAATCCCACCGAAAGGCCAGAGAAGGGTCGCAGCAGCACGGGACGGGGCTGCTGGCATCAAAACGCGGCCAGTCAGAAGTGGGGCGCAGGTCCAACCGCTAACTGTGACCCGCCCGACTGCTGTAAGTGCCTGTGCACCTTGTGTCTACCATCAACTAGGGCGCGAGTCCTCCATTCCACGAGACAGTCCTTCTTCCCATCGTACTAGAAGTAGAATTTCCTCTCCGTCGGATCGGTCTTGCAGTTCGTTCCAAAAGATTCCTTCATTCAGCGGGTAAATCCTAATCCTTGGCGAGGCCCCTCACAACCAATTTTTGGAGGTCGACGAGAACTTCTTCCGCAGTAGATTTTGAACATTTACTCAGCACAACACGTACATTGTCCTTGTTGTGATGCATGAAGTTTAGTAtgattttgttcttgtatttaaTGAAGGTGAGACCCTTTTCGTTCTTCTGGAGTAACTCCTGAAATTCAGCAGGTAACATTATACTATGCAGCTTTTCACAATGCGTCTCAAGGGTCATAGATTGGACCAAGGACCACCTGTTGTCCTCTTCTCCTGGAGTTCTTGTCCTGTTCTCAAGATCTTCTTTTGTTTCCAGTTCATTACTTTCCTCGTTATTATTTTGggtttcttcgtttccttggttAACAACGGCTAGTCTTTCCTCTTCAAATTTAGTGTCTTCTTTACGACATCCTTGATTTTCCTCTATGATTTCCACCTCCTCTTGATTTGATGTTTCCCATTCTAACTCGTgtgcttcttcattttcctcttgataatATCCTTCCTTGTCCTCATTTGAAATTTTCTTgacctcattttcttccttttccatatCTGCCAGTCtgtctttcagtttttccttttctccttctaaTTCGGCGATCCACTTTTTCATTACTTGGACGTCTTCATTCACAAGctgattcttttccttctcgtctTCCACACGCTGACGCATTGAACTAATCTTCAATTCTCTTTCGACTAATAAATCCTTCAGTCTTTCCTTTTCGCCTGCTATTTCAGCAAT is a genomic window containing:
- the LOC136845529 gene encoding uncharacterized protein; amino-acid sequence: MKNWIAEIAGEKERLKDLLVERELKISSMRQRVEDEKEKNQLVNEDVQVMKKWIAELEGEKEKLKDRLADMEKEENEVKKISNEDKEGYYQEENEEAHELEWETSNQEEVEIIEENQGCRKEDTKFEEERLAVVNQGNEETQNNNEESNELETKEDLENRTRTPGEEDNRWSLVQSMTLETHCEKLHSIMLPAEFQELLQKNEKGLTFIKYKNKIILNFMHHNKDNVRVVLSKCSKSTAEEVLVDLQKLVVRGLAKD